One Desulfurobacterium indicum genomic window, TCTACCAAACTGTAAGAAAAGTCTTTAATGAAGAAGGATTTATTGAAATAGAAACTCCTTTCCTTACGAAAAGTACGCCAGAAGGTGCAAGAGACTTTCTTGTGCCAAGCAGGATATATCCTGGAAAGTTTTATGCTCTTCCTCAGTCACCGCAACTCTTCAAACAGATCCTTATGATTTCAGGATTTGACAAATACTTTCAGATAGTTAAATGTTTCAGAGACGAAGATTTAAGGGCTGACAGACAACCGGAATTTACACAAATAGATTTTGAAATGTCTTTTGTTAGAGAAAAAGACGTAATGAAATTTGCTGAAAAGCTTATCAAAACAGTTTATAAAGAGCTTCTTGATATAGAAATAGAAACTCCACTTTCTGTCATGTCCTACGACGAAGCAATGGAAAGATTTGGAACAGACAGACCAGATACAAGGTTCGGGCTTGAACTCAAAAACATCACCGACATAGCAAAAAGCTGCAACTTCAAAGTTTTTAGAATGGTAGCCGAAAATGGTGGAATCGTTAAAGCCCTGAACTTTAAAGGTGGGGCTTCTCTTTCAAGAAAAGAGATTGACGATCTTACCAAATTTGTCGGTATTTACGGTGCGAAAGGCCTAGCATGGATTAAAGTTCAACCTGACGGACTTCAATCGCCAATTGTAAAGTTTTTCTCCGAAGGTGAAATGAACGAAATCCTCAAAAGACTGGAAGCAGAACCGGGAGATATTCTCTTCTTCGTGGCTGATTCATATGAAGTTACAAACCACGCACTCTCAAACCTGAGATTAAAACTGGGAAAAATAGCAAACCTTATAGACGAAAGCAAGATAAATCTTCTATGGATTACCGACTTCCCGATGTTCGAATGGAATGAAGAAGAAAACCGATGGGAAGCTCTTCACCATCCATTTACAAGCCCAAAAGAAGAGGACATCGAAAAGCTCGAAACCAATCCGGGAAGCGTAAAAGCAAGAGCTTACGATATGGTTCTTAACGGTGTTGAAATAGGAGGCGGAAGCATCCGTATACACAGACCGGACATCCAGGAAAAGGTGTTCAAGGTAATAGGACTCTCTAAAGAAGAAGCAACCGATAGATTTGGTTTCTTACTTGAAGCACTAAACTACGGTGCCCCTCCTCACGGAGGGATGGCATTTGGACTTGACAGGCTGTGCGCACTGATGAGAAACGAAGAATCAATAAGAGACGTAATAGCATTCCCTAAAACTCAAAGAGGTCAGTGTCTGCTTACGGGAGCACCTGATAGTGTTAGACCGCAACAGCTTGCAGAACTTAAAATTTCCGTGGAAGCAGAAGAGGAGGAGTAATCCTCCTCTTTTTCACATCCTACTATGTAATCTGTTAACTTTTCTTTGTAAGGAGTGCTTCAGAAAGTCTGGCTATCATGTCACGTTGCATTATGATTTCTGGATTCTTAAAACCATTGCAATTTATAAGATAAAAACTGGACTTCCTTTCATAAACGTAGACTTTGTAAAAAACAAAGTTCAGAATCAATTATGACAGTTGAAAGAGAAGAATTCCTTAAAGTCATGGGAGCTTTAGCGTCTGTTGGTGCAAGTTTTGAAGTTCGTTTACTTAAGAATAGGAAATATGCAAGTGTATATGGCCTAACAGGATAGTAAACGGCCTTTTAAGCCAGAAAGGAAATTCAGGATATATGTTCCAGGAGGTACTCCTAATGGTTTACACAAAATTATTGACACAACCGCTCAAAGCCTCCAAGATGTATTATAACAGATTTTTTTAACATATCGGTTAACATTATAGAAGGAAAGGCTATTGGTTCGAAGATTCTTTGCTACTGCATAATGGTGGTCTCCTTTTTGTTGCTGAAGAGTTTTAGATTCTTCGGGCTGCACCCTCAGGATGGGGTTATATTTTTAGCTCTTTTATCACGGCTTCTATAACTTTCTGAGCATTTGCTTTTTTCGTGCATGTGTGATTCATTTTCTAAGGTTCCTGAGAGTTGTTATTTATTAATTTAGGTAATGTAGTGTTGCTTTCAACAGGTGTAAGGCGCCTGAAGTATCCAGATGAATGGAAGGGATACTTCACTAAAGCTCAGGATGAGAGAGTAAGATACTCAGGGCAATGGAAAAAAGACGCTCAGGATAACGGGAGGAAGGAACAGTCAGAAATCACATCTGTATGTGAAGCCTGTTTATTTTCTTCTTCAAAAGAGGTTCCGGAAGATTTTCCATAAAATCAAGTTGTCTTATAGCTTCCGGATCTTTCAAACCGTTACAGTTGGTAAGGTAAAAGCCCGGCTTTTCTCCGTAAACGCAGGCTTCGTCAAAAACAAAACCACATATTAAAAGTCCTTTTTCTTCAAAAAGCTTTTCAAACTCAGGAACGTTTTTAATAACATCTATTTGAGCATCGATGTTAAGCTCTATGAAAGCAGTATTCAGAAGAGTTTCAGATTCATAAAGTGGTGCTATTATCTCAAAGTTTTCTTCATAAACTTTTGAAAGAACCTTAAATTCAATTTCCGCCGCAGGAAAACTCATACTTATCAGATCTTTTACAGGCACACCATTAGTTTCTATAACACCTATTAGAGGCAAATTGTAGTTTTTAACAGCGTAATATATTGATGCAAGGTTAGTTGCTGCCTGACAACCTGCATTGGCAACCACAAAAGCACAGGAAGGAAGAGAAAAAAATCTGCATGACAAAAGCCTGGAAGAGCAAACTATGCAACACTCAAAACTTCCTATCTCACATTCATGCTCTTCGATTAATATCTTTTCTATTATGTTTATAGCAGACATCAAATCTCCTTTACAGTAACTTCACCTGTTGCTGTATCAAGTATAGCAAATGTTGAATGATCTGAAAGATAGCCACACAGTTCACCGGGATTTAAAACAACAATTCCTTTAATCCTATCCACAAAAATCTCGTGGGTATGACCAAAGAATAGGAAATCAACACTCCCTGGGATAACGTCCAAAAGCACAGGTTCATGCATGACAACTGCCTTTCTTCCGTCAATTTCCATAAAAAACGGTGGTTTCTTTATTTCAGGGAACTTTTTAAGCAGTCCGGCAACTTCACCGTCATTATTTCCAAAAACAACGGTTAGAGGTGCTTCTACCTTTTTAAATACCTCCATGGTAAACGGTGAAATAATGTCACCGCAGTGCACTACAAGTCCAACATCCATACCGTTAACAAGTTCTACAAACCTTCTGCTCTTTTCAACGTTATCGTGGCTGTCAGAAACAACTGCCACTTTCATTTTTCACTCTCCTTCTTTGCCGGTTCTGGCGGTTTATTAGTGGTGTACTTACATTCAGGATATCTTGAGCAACCGTAGAAAACACGTCCTTTTTTACTTCTTCTTTCCACGATATTGCCTTCGCCACACTCAGGACATTTCCCGTAAGTTATTCTTTCGGTATATTTGCATTTAGGATAGTTAGAGCAGGCAATAAATCTTCCGTATCTGCCGCTTTTGATTACAAGTTCAGCACCACACTCGGGACATTTTCTGCCAATTTTTTCCTCTTCTTTTTTCCCGCTCTCTTTATAATCACACTCGGGATAGTTAGAACAGGCAATAAATGCACCGTACCTGCCGTATATCTTCAACAGTTCAGCACCACATTTAGGACATTTACGTCCAATCGGCTCACCTTTTAATTCTTTTAAATCTTTTTTAGCTTTATCAAGAAGATCTTTAAATTCGCCAAAGTAGAACTCTTTTAAAAGTTCCTTCCACTTTTTCTGTCCCTCTTCTATTTTATCAAGCTCTTCTTCAATGTTAGCAGTGAATTTTATATCTACAATTTTAGGGAAAAGCTTTTTCAAAAGACCGTTGATAAATTCGCCAAGTTCCGTCGGCTTTAACTTCTGTTTTTCCTTTTCTACGTAACCCCTTTGAATAATATTTGAAATTATCGTCGCGTAAGTTGAAGGCCTTCCGACGCCGTCTTCCTCAAGGGCTTTTACAAGTGTTCCTTCCGTGTATCTTGGCGGTGGTTCTGTAAAGTGCTGAACACCTTTAATATCTTTCAGCTCAACCTTTTCACCCTCATTAACGGGCGGAAGCAACCTTTCATCAACATCGATTTTATAAACCTTCATGAATCCTGGAAACTTTACGGTGCTTCCAGTGGCGCGGAAAACAAGACCGTTACCTTCAACATCCATTGCAACAGTGTTAAAGACGGCATCCTTCATCTGGGAAGCAACAAACCTGCGCCATATCAGATCGTAAAGTTTGAATTGCTCAGGCGTAAGGTAATTTTTAATACTTTCAGGCGTTCTCTCCACAGATGTGGGTCTTATTGCCTCATGGGCATCTTGGGCAGATTTTGGCGTTTTTCCTTCGTAACTCCTGGGCTTCTGCGGAAGATAATCCTTACCAAACTCCGTTTCTATAAAGCCTCTTACCTCTTTTAACGCTTCATCTGATACTCTCGTTGAATCTGTTCTCATATATGTAATCAGACCAACCCTTTCTTTGCCTATATCAATACCTTCATAAAGCTGCTGTGCTATTTGCATGGTAAGCTTCGCAGGAAATCCAAAACGCTTTGATGCTTCCTGCTGAAGAGTGCTCGTTATAAAAGGCGGATACGGCTTTCTCTTTCGCTCTTTTGTCTCAACAGAGGCAACAACAAAAGAGGCAGCCTGCTTTGCCTTTTCAACCAACTTTTTAGCAGTAGCCTCATCAGGTATTGAAAACTTTGAAAGCTTTTTCCCATCAACGGCAGAAAGTTTTGCCGAAAAATCACCCTCATCTGCGCCAAATAGAGCTTCTATTGTCCAGTACTCCTTTGGTTTAAAAGCCCTTATTTCCTCTTCCCTGTCACAGATAAGCCTTAAAGCTACCGACTGAACCCTACCGGCTGAAAGAGCTTTTTTAAATCGACGAGAAAGAAGAGGCGAAATCGTGTAACCAACAATTCTGTCAAGGATTCTCCTTGCCTGCTGAGCATCAACTTTTTTCTCGTCTATTGTATCGGCATTCTTTATTGCTTCCTGAATGGCCCTTTTGGTAATTTCATGAAATCTAACTCTATAAATGCCGTCTTTTTTTATTCTTTTCAAGATATGAGCAATGTGCCAGCTTATAGCTTCTCCTTCTCTATCAGGGTCAGTAGCAAGGTAAACCTCATCAGCCTTCTTTGCGGCCTCTTTAATCTCTTTTACTACCTTCTGCTTACCTTTTATCATCACGTACTTAGGCTTAAAATCTTTTTCAATGTCAACACCAAACTCTTTCTCCGGAAGGTCACGAATGTGCCCCATAGATGCTTTAACAATGAAATCTTTCCCAAGATACCGTTGGATTGTTTTTGCCTTTGCTGGTGACTCAACAATGAGAAGCTTCTTTTTTGCTTTTGCCATTATTTTACCTCAACTACCTTAACTAAATTTGTACTACCAGGCACTCCTGCCGGTGCACCTGCTAAAACTATAATCTTATCACCCAATTTTGCAATACCTCTATCTTTAACCGCTTGAACGGAAACATTTATCATCTTTTCAACAGAGTCAACCTGAACTGTCAAGCATGATTCAATACCCCAGATAAGCGCAAGCTTTCTGCTTGTTTTAACATCGTGAGTAACCGCAAAAACGGGAACAGATGGCCTGAATTTTGCTACCGCCAATGCTGTTGCACCAGTCCTTGTAAACGGTATGATAGCTTTTATCTGTTCATTTCGCGCAAGACTACAGGCAGCTTTGGCAAGGGAATCCTGAAGCGTGATAGGTTCAATTTCTTCATAACGCCTGTAAGGATACATTTTCTCCGCTTCCGTTATCACTTTTGACATTGTCCTTATAACTTCTACCGGATACTTACCTACAGCCGTTTCCTCTGAAAGCATAAGTGCATCAGTTCCATCAAGAACAGCATTTGCAATATCGGTAACTTCAGCCCTTGTTGGTATCGGCATATCAACCATTGACTTTAGCATTTGCGTAGCAGTTATAACCGGTTTCCCTTTTCTATTCGCTTTCCTTATAAGCATCTTCTGTATAACGGGAACTTTCTCAATAGGCATTTCTACTCCCAGATCTCCTCTTGCGACCATGATTGCATCAGCAACATCTAAAATTTCATCTATCCTTTCTACAGCTTCAG contains:
- the aspS gene encoding aspartate--tRNA ligase encodes the protein MLDHFGNFERTHYCGELRKENIGEDVCLTGWVDSTRDHGGVVFIDLRDRTGKVQIVFSPEIDEELTERAKKIKDEYVLAVKGKVRKRPEGTENPKISTGEVEVYVEKLKILNRSRPLPFPVEDEIKVGEDTRLKYRFLDLRRKKMQENIIFRHRLYQTVRKVFNEEGFIEIETPFLTKSTPEGARDFLVPSRIYPGKFYALPQSPQLFKQILMISGFDKYFQIVKCFRDEDLRADRQPEFTQIDFEMSFVREKDVMKFAEKLIKTVYKELLDIEIETPLSVMSYDEAMERFGTDRPDTRFGLELKNITDIAKSCNFKVFRMVAENGGIVKALNFKGGASLSRKEIDDLTKFVGIYGAKGLAWIKVQPDGLQSPIVKFFSEGEMNEILKRLEAEPGDILFFVADSYEVTNHALSNLRLKLGKIANLIDESKINLLWITDFPMFEWNEEENRWEALHHPFTSPKEEDIEKLETNPGSVKARAYDMVLNGVEIGGGSIRIHRPDIQEKVFKVIGLSKEEATDRFGFLLEALNYGAPPHGGMAFGLDRLCALMRNEESIRDVIAFPKTQRGQCLLTGAPDSVRPQQLAELKISVEAEEEE
- the pyk gene encoding pyruvate kinase, producing the protein MKRAKIVATLGPAVSDERVLERLVKEGLNVVRLNMSHGTHEEHKKRIRLVRKVEENTKKPIPILVDLCGPKIRIGKIKDEPLYLHRGNIIVLTSDKNYGEDEVFVNYERLPEEVKPGEAILLADGAFRLKVKEIDGKRVICEVVVGGPLTSHKGVNLPHTSLSIPALTEKDRKDVKFAVSAGADIIALSFVRKADDVLELKAMLDTLNASHIPVVAKIEKPEAVERIDEILDVADAIMVARGDLGVEMPIEKVPVIQKMLIRKANRKGKPVITATQMLKSMVDMPIPTRAEVTDIANAVLDGTDALMLSEETAVGKYPVEVIRTMSKVITEAEKMYPYRRYEEIEPITLQDSLAKAACSLARNEQIKAIIPFTRTGATALAVAKFRPSVPVFAVTHDVKTSRKLALIWGIESCLTVQVDSVEKMINVSVQAVKDRGIAKLGDKIIVLAGAPAGVPGSTNLVKVVEVK
- the topA gene encoding type I DNA topoisomerase; protein product: MAKAKKKLLIVESPAKAKTIQRYLGKDFIVKASMGHIRDLPEKEFGVDIEKDFKPKYVMIKGKQKVVKEIKEAAKKADEVYLATDPDREGEAISWHIAHILKRIKKDGIYRVRFHEITKRAIQEAIKNADTIDEKKVDAQQARRILDRIVGYTISPLLSRRFKKALSAGRVQSVALRLICDREEEIRAFKPKEYWTIEALFGADEGDFSAKLSAVDGKKLSKFSIPDEATAKKLVEKAKQAASFVVASVETKERKRKPYPPFITSTLQQEASKRFGFPAKLTMQIAQQLYEGIDIGKERVGLITYMRTDSTRVSDEALKEVRGFIETEFGKDYLPQKPRSYEGKTPKSAQDAHEAIRPTSVERTPESIKNYLTPEQFKLYDLIWRRFVASQMKDAVFNTVAMDVEGNGLVFRATGSTVKFPGFMKVYKIDVDERLLPPVNEGEKVELKDIKGVQHFTEPPPRYTEGTLVKALEEDGVGRPSTYATIISNIIQRGYVEKEKQKLKPTELGEFINGLLKKLFPKIVDIKFTANIEEELDKIEEGQKKWKELLKEFYFGEFKDLLDKAKKDLKELKGEPIGRKCPKCGAELLKIYGRYGAFIACSNYPECDYKESGKKEEEKIGRKCPECGAELVIKSGRYGRFIACSNYPKCKYTERITYGKCPECGEGNIVERRSKKGRVFYGCSRYPECKYTTNKPPEPAKKESEK
- a CDS encoding metallophosphoesterase, encoding MKVAVVSDSHDNVEKSRRFVELVNGMDVGLVVHCGDIISPFTMEVFKKVEAPLTVVFGNNDGEVAGLLKKFPEIKKPPFFMEIDGRKAVVMHEPVLLDVIPGSVDFLFFGHTHEIFVDRIKGIVVLNPGELCGYLSDHSTFAILDTATGEVTVKEI